GTGCCAATAGCTTTCCATATTGGAAGTCCCCACTTCTCAAAAAGGTGCACTGAATCGTCTACATGACGGCCAAGATCGAATACCAAATCCTCACGGATGATGCCCATAAGGTCTGTACGAACCATTCTTACATAATCTTCAGGTTTGTTATCTCTTCCAATATATGTGTTAATTGCAGAAAGACCCTGTGCTACAGCACCTGATCTTTCAAGAGCAGCCTTATCTACTAAAAGTATAGACAAACCATGTGGCTTTGCCCACTTAACGGCTTCATATACTGCGCCACATGCGCCCATTCCACCGCCAATGATTAGAAGGTCTACTTCCTTCTCTACAATGGCTGGTTTCTCACAATATGAGAATGTACAAGCTTCTCTTTCCATTACTTAACCTCCCGAAAAAATTTTTAAGTATTAGATTGTTGGCAAAGTGTCCCCACGCATATTATGCGTAAAGAAACCTGGTTTATCGAGATCGGCCATATTTGGATCGGCCTCAAAGCCTTCATAAGGCTTAATTGAACCTTCTGGAACAGTACGAATTGGGAATTTGAATCTCTTTACCTTGCCATTACGATACTTACAGGTCCACATGATATTATCGGATCCGCGTAGTGGTATAGCATTTCCACCAAGAGGTACAAAGTCTGCATATCCTCTTACCTCAATTGCCTGCTGGGGACAAATTTTTACACAACTATAGCACTCCCAACAATACTCTGGTTCTTGGTTATAGGCTTTCATAATTTCTCTGTTCAACGTCATAAGATCGTTTGGACAAATATACTGACAGGCAGTCTTATCCTGTGCTTTACAACCATCACACTTTTCGGGATTTACCCAACTTGGCATACTCTTTTCCTCCTTGTTAAATTTCTTAAATTATTGAGAATTTTGTTGCAAATAGCTTTTGAGGTATCTCACCTCCTCGAGAAGTTTAAAAAATTATTTTTAGTTTACTTCCCTAAAGATTTTAAAAGATCTTGTATTACATTTACATTCTTTTTTTCAATTACCATTGCAAATATCTTATCCAGGCACTCCCTTGGTAACAACTCTACCGTTTGAGTAGAAGAAGTGTCTATCTTTGCTGAAGGATAAACTTCTTTAAGCTTCTGAGCCTGATCGTAGGTAATAGGAACACTTAACCTCTTTAATCCTGCAAAAGCCTCCTGAAGTTCAGGAATTTCAAGCATATTTGCCTTTTTTAAAGCTTCTTCTCTTTCAGGTCCAACCCAAAGTGATATTGTAAGTTTCAAATCACCGTTACTCATTGCGATTACACCTCCATTGGAGGAATCGTAAAGACTGGATTACGATTCTCAAGATAGTTGTCATTTACGAAAGGTGAACCAAAGCCATATTTCTCTGCACACATCATAACAGTATCAAATACCTCAGGCCTGAATATGAGTCTTGTTGGTTTAACGCCTTGTTGAATGATAGAACGAATTACTGTGCCAGAAAACTTTTGCTTTTGCTTTTTGTGTCCATCAAATCCTTCATAAACGATCCCGGCACAAACCGGACAATAGTACCATTCTTTAGTTAAGACAGACTTAATGCCTAGATCTGGTAGGCCATTGAAGATCTCGTGAGCACCGTAGGTTGGATAATAGTCACCAACGCCAGCGTGGTCACGTCCAAACATATGGTGAGTACATCCAAGGTTTTTACGAACAATTGCATGAAATACTGCTTCTCTAGGTCCTGCATACCTCATATCCCAGAGAATCATCGAAGTCATATGAACATCTTCTCTGAAATAACCGTATTCTCTTAGTGCAGCTTGTCCTAGAACTATACACTCATCTATATAATCGCCCTTTCTCTTCTCTCCAACAACGCAAGAAACTAATACAGCATCTGCATTAGCAGCAAACCATGCACCCTTCATAAGCCATTCATGACCTGTGTGAGGCACGTTTCTGGTTTGATGAGCAACTACTTTTGTCCAACCATTTTTCATAAATTGCATTCTTGATTCGGCCGGTGGAAACCAGAAACGATCAAAGGGTGGATTAAAAACTGGAGGGTTGATAAGAGTAATTTTGCCGCCTAAAAATTTGGCCTTGTAATCGTAAGTTCTCTTTACTCCAGGATGCTTTTCATCATCAGTGCCATAAACGTGCTTAGCCATTGCAATCTTGTCATAAACAAACATCTCTTCAACATCAAAAATCGCTAAGGGCTGATCTTTGTAAGTGAAAAGCACACTATCTCCCTTGGCAATTCCATACTTTTCGATCTCTTCTTCTGACATGTCAAATACGATTGGTATAGACCAAACGTATCCATTTGCCAAAGTCATGTTATGAACTACGCTGTCTACATCCTTTGCACCCATAAATCCTTCCAGTGGAGAGAAAAATCCATAAGCTATGCTTATGCACTCTCTAGCAATTTGTCCTCTCACTGGAACTCGTGCCTTTGCCTTTTTCGCAAGCTCTTTCGCCTTTTCCTTATCTTCGACAACCCTGTAAACAAGTTTGCCGCCATGAGGAGAAAGCGTGTTGTCTACTGCCACATGTTGACTCAATGCCTTTTACCCCCTTTAGAGTAATTTATATAGTATTTTTTAAACGACTGGGTTAAGCTGAACAAGAATTTTTCTATATATCGCATTAATATCGCCCGTACCCTCAACTACTTTTAATATACCTTTATTTCTATAGTATTCTATTAGAGGTTCTGTAGAACTCTGATATACCTCAAGTCTTTTCTTAATTGTTTCTTCGTTATCATCTGCACGTTGGTATAGCTCTCCACCACAAACATCACATTTTCCCTCAACCTTTGGTGGAGAAAAATAAATGTTGTACATTTGACCGCAGGATTTACACGTTCTTCTTCCTGTTAAGCGCTTCATAAGATCTTCAAATGGAACATCCAATACTAGTGCCACATCTAGTGGCTTGCCCAAATCACCAAGAAGAGAGTCTAATTCTTTTGCCTGAGAAACATTTCTTGGAAAACCGTCCAAAATAAAGCCATTTTCTGTATCGGGCTCTTGAAGCCTTTCCTTTATAAGGCCTATTACTACGCTATCCGGAACAAGTTCGCCTTTATCCATATAACTCTTAGCTTCCTTCCCCAGAGGAGTACCATCTGCTACCGCCTTCCTTAACATATCCCCTGTTGAAATCTGAGGTATCTTAAGTTGCTCTACTAACATCTTCGCCTGTGTTCCTTTGCCAGCCCCTGGTGCACCTAAAAATACTAGTCTCATTAAATTGCCCCACTCCTTTCGCATACTCTTATCCCTAAATTTTTATTAAGCCCTATTCTTTTATCTATAGATTTCTCTAATAGATTCATACACATCATTTATATCTTACTTTATAAAACTATTTTTTACAATAGCATTAATAATTTTTTTATATAAGTTTTACTTATATGAATATAAAAGATATTTATTTTATTCTTTTTTTCAACCGCCCTTGCCCTTACACAAATAAATTATATATTCAAAATAATGAAAAAGTTCAAAATTGTCAGATAACACTTTAAAAATATAAAATCAGTTTGATTTATTTATTTAAATAAATTTTAAAAGCATATGAAAAATTTATAAATTGTATTTGAGTTTCCTTATAACTTGACTAAACCTCATCTCTTAAGTCAAAAACTCTTTTAGTTTTTTTCTCACTTCTTGGTAAAGCCCCAAATGTCAATAGTTCAACGTCAAAAGTTGCTCCTACTCTATCCTTTATTCTTCTGGATATCTTTTTTGATAAATTTGTGTTGTCTGGCTCACTACACTCAACCTTTAAAATAGCTCTATCTTTACCTTCAAATCTATCCAAAATTATCTGATATTCAGAAAACAATTCATCAAATTCTCTTAAAACTATTTCTATTTGTGCAGGAAAGCAATTTACCCCCTTTATCTTAAACATATCGTCAGATCTTCCAGTTAACCTTTCTATTCTTGGATATTTCAAGCCGCATTCACACAATTCATGATTTATTGAAGTAATATCTCTAGTTCTAAATCTAAGAAGTGGAGCGCCCTCTTTTTTGAAAGTAGTGATTACCAGCTCACCTCTTGCTCCATCAGGCAACACTTCTAAAGTGTCAGGATCTATTACTTCAAAATACATAAAATCGTCGAAGACGTGAATTCCATTATGATATTTGCAATCAAGGCCAATGCCAGGACCATAAATTTCAGTAAGGCCATATATGTCAAATGACTCAATATTCAAAAGTTCCTCAATTCTTTTTCTCATACGATCCCCCCATCTTTCTGAACCTATTATCCCAATTCTTAAAGATATATCTTCTCTTAAACCTCTTCTTTCTATTTCTTCCCCCAATAGAAGAGCATAAGAAGAGGTTGAAGTAAGAACAGTAGATTTTAAATTTAGCATCATTTCTATTTGTCTATCAGTATTGCCTGGACCAGTCGGAATTGTCATAGCACCTAATAATTCAGCTCCAAGTTGGAATCCTATACCAGCAGTCCATAAACCATAACCTGGTGTAATCTGAACCCTATCAGTTGGCTTTACTCCGGCTATCTCGTAACACCTCTTCATCATAATTTTCCAATCGTCAATATCTTTCTGCGTATATGGTATTATGACTGGCTTGCCAGTAGTTCCAGATGAAGAATGTATCCTAACTATCTTCTCTTCAGGACAGGCAAGCATTCCCAAAGGATATGCATCTCTTAAATCCTCTTTTGTTGTAAATGGAAGCTTAGAAAAATCATCCATCGACTTAAAATCATTCACTTCAAATCCTATTTCTCTAAATTTTTTCCTGTAAAAAGGGCTATTTTCAGCAATATTTTTTAAAAAACTTTTAATATTTTCAAACTCTAGACTCTCAACGCTCTTTTCTTTTTCTTCTACTCTCATATTTCCTCCTCTTTCTTATCTCAAGGTTAATGATAGAATTTAAGGATATTTAACCAGATATGTCAATAGATAAAAAATTTTTAAGGAGGAATAAACTTGAAAGATAACAAAACTGAAATTCTTGAAAGAAATAAAATTGACAGTACTTATAAGTGGTCGATAGAAGATCTATATATATCAAAAGAAGCTTTTGAGTCTGATTTCAAAAAGGCAAAAGAATTTATTCAAGACATTAAAAATTATCAAAATACTCTAAATAGTAAAGAGAAAATTTTAGAATGCTTAAAATTCAGAGATGAAATTTCAAAAATTTTAGATAAACTATATACTTATTCACACATGAAATTCGATGAGGATTCATCAATAGAAGAATCTCAAATAATACTTTCCAATGTACAATGGCTTTTTCAAAGCTTTGAGGAATCGATCGCCTTTATCGAACCCGAATTAATATCCTTAGGTGAAAAGTTTTTAAATGAAATTTCTTTAGACCCTGATTTTGAAGATTATAATTTTGAAATAATTAATCTAATCAGACAAATCCCACACACTTTAAGCCAAAACGAGGAAAAACTATTAGCAAAAACCTCTCTTCTTGCATTTTCCCCTTCCAATATTTATCACCACTTGACTATTAGCGATTTTGAGTTTCCCGACGCATTTGATTCAAACAACAAACCATATCCCGTAACACAGGGAACATATTCTTTATACGTACATAATAAGGATAGAACTTTAAGAGAAAGCGCATACAAATCACTCTTTGGAACTTATAAACACCATCAAAATATGCTTGCTTCCAATTTAGATATGTCATTTAAATTCTTAAATTTCTATTCATCAGCAAGAAAGTATGAATCTTCAATAGATTATTCTCTATTTTCAGATAACGTAAGCAAAAATTTTTACAAAAATCTAATAGACATTGTAAAATCAAACCTACAGCCTCTTCATTCATATATAAAATTAAAATCAAAAGTTTTAGGTTTGAAAAAAGTCAGGCTTTTTGACCTTAACGTTTCATTGTTTGATTTCGAAAAAGATATTAGCTATCAAGATTCAATAGAGATCATCATAAATTCTCTCGTGCCTCTTGGCAAAGAGTATATCGATCTAGCCCAGAAAGCTTTCAGTGAAAGATGGATAGACGTTTATGAAAACAAAAATAAAGCCTCTGGCGCATATTCCACTTCATGTTATGATGTGCATCCATATATACTCCTCAACTATCATGGAAATTTAGAAGACGTTTTTACTCTCGCACACGAATTGGGTCACGCTATTCACAGTGCCTTGACAAATAAAAACCAACCCTATCCAAAATCTTCCTATAGCATTATTTCTGCAGAAATTGCGTCTATTACGAATGAGATGTTGCTTCTAGAATATCTAATAGAAAATACTTCAGATAAAAATGAGAAAAAATTCTTTTTAAATAAATTTTTAGAGAATACCAGAACCACCTTGTATAGGCAAATACAATTTGCAGAGTTTGAAATGAAAATATCTGACTTAATAGATAATTCTCAACCCTTAACAGCACAAAATCTTAATAATATTTATGATAACTTAAATAAAGAATATTATGGCGATTTGTTTGAGACTGATGAATACTCAGGAGTTGAATGGTCAAGAATACCTCATTTTTATAGTCCCTTTTACGTATATAAATATGCAACAGGCTTTTCTTGTGCAAACTATTTTGCGCAAAGAATTTTAAATGAAGATACAGCAAGTTATATAAAGTTCTTAAAATCTGGAGGATCAAATTTCCCCTTAGAACTATTAAAATCTGCAGGACTAGATCTTGAAAGTCTTGAACCAGTAAAGTTTACAATAAAAAAATTTATAGAAAAACTTAGAGAAGTTTCTGTTTAATTTTATTCTTTTTAAAAACAAATAGCACCAAAAGGTGCTATTTGTTTTTAAAATTAAACTAAATACGTTTGTTACGCAATTCTATACTTTTTTATCCCCTCTTCATAGAGGTTATTCCCCTTTGTATCTATTACAACAACTACCGGAAAATTTTTCACTTCAAGTCTTCTTATAGCTTCAGGACCAAGATCCTCAAAAGCAATGATTTCAGATTTTACAATACATTTAGAGAGGAGGGCACCGACACCACCAGTTGCAGCAAAGTATACCGCTTTATTTTTTATAATGGACTGTATAACTTCATCAGATCTATTTCCCTTGCCTATCATCCCTTTTAAACCTAAATCAAGTAAACGAGGAGTATACTTGTCCATCCTATAACTTGTTGTAGGACCTGCAGACCCTATCACGTAACCTGGCCTTGCCGGAGTAGGTCCAACATAATATATAAAACTACCATTAATTTCAAAGGGCAAATCTTTTCCACCATCAAGTGCTTCTATAATTCTCTTGTGTGCTGAATCCCTTGCTGTATATATAATACCGTTCAAAAATACTCTATCACCAATATTTAAGCTTTCTAAAATATTATCCTTTACTGGAACAGTTAAATTGAATTCCATATTAACGCGCCTTCTCTTTCAAAAAAGCTCCAGCTTTTTTGTCAACTTTCATTATGTGATTGACCAGCCAATCTACTAGGTTTTTGCTTAATTTCATTGTAAGAGAAATTGAAGGTCCATTTTGTTCAAAATCTTTCTTTAAATCTCCTACATAGTTAACAAAATATTTATGTTGCTCGATTTGTTCATTTAAACCAGGATAATTGTATTGTTTCATATATTTTTCTTCAGAATTAAAGTGTTCAACAACGTAATCTGATAAAAAATTTAGTGTCTCACCTATTTCCTGTCTCCCCTTACCAGAATTACAAGCATCTAAAAGCTTATTTACTCTGTTTATAAGTTCTTTGTGCTGATCGTCAATCTCTTTAAACCCAGAACTTAAGTCATCGCTCCACTGAACTGCTGGCATAATATCACCCCTTAATATTAATAATCAATACTATATTTTAAATTTCTTTTAAAAAAAAATCAAATAAACAAATGGACCTATGATTGTTTTAAATCATAGGTCCTAAAATAAATATTATTTTTTTACTTATCTAGCCCATCCCGAATTGATTTGGATCTTTTAGCTCTTCTAACTTACCTTCTAAAAACAATTTTAGAACTATTTTAATGTCCTTTTCATCAGTAGTATAAATTTTTATATTTTGTGATCTTAAAAGATTAAATGCCTTAGGCCCTATATTCTTTGAAATCACGACATCTACATTGGCATTTATAATCGTTTGAGCAGCCTGCAGACCTGCACCCTGAGGAGCTTTGAAATTTTGAACGTTTTCGAATTCTTCCCATTTCTTTTCTCCACTATCATAAACAAGAAAAAGTTTAGCTCTTCCAAAGCTTTCGTCTATGATCATCTTATCCTTATCAAAAACTGTAAATGCTATTCTCATTTCTCAACTAGTGCTTGTGTGCATGACCTTTGCCATGCTCATGATCACAAGAGTTTTCACCTATAACCAGTTTATTGTTCAAATAAGCTTCTACTACATCTCTTAAGGTTCCA
Above is a genomic segment from Thermodesulfobium narugense DSM 14796 containing:
- the aprB gene encoding adenylyl-sulfate reductase subunit beta, translating into MPSWVNPEKCDGCKAQDKTACQYICPNDLMTLNREIMKAYNQEPEYCWECYSCVKICPQQAIEVRGYADFVPLGGNAIPLRGSDNIMWTCKYRNGKVKRFKFPIRTVPEGSIKPYEGFEADPNMADLDKPGFFTHNMRGDTLPTI
- a CDS encoding DUF6955 family protein produces the protein MSNGDLKLTISLWVGPEREEALKKANMLEIPELQEAFAGLKRLSVPITYDQAQKLKEVYPSAKIDTSSTQTVELLPRECLDKIFAMVIEKKNVNVIQDLLKSLGK
- the sat gene encoding sulfate adenylyltransferase — protein: MSQHVAVDNTLSPHGGKLVYRVVEDKEKAKELAKKAKARVPVRGQIARECISIAYGFFSPLEGFMGAKDVDSVVHNMTLANGYVWSIPIVFDMSEEEIEKYGIAKGDSVLFTYKDQPLAIFDVEEMFVYDKIAMAKHVYGTDDEKHPGVKRTYDYKAKFLGGKITLINPPVFNPPFDRFWFPPAESRMQFMKNGWTKVVAHQTRNVPHTGHEWLMKGAWFAANADAVLVSCVVGEKRKGDYIDECIVLGQAALREYGYFREDVHMTSMILWDMRYAGPREAVFHAIVRKNLGCTHHMFGRDHAGVGDYYPTYGAHEIFNGLPDLGIKSVLTKEWYYCPVCAGIVYEGFDGHKKQKQKFSGTVIRSIIQQGVKPTRLIFRPEVFDTVMMCAEKYGFGSPFVNDNYLENRNPVFTIPPMEV
- a CDS encoding adenylate kinase is translated as MRLVFLGAPGAGKGTQAKMLVEQLKIPQISTGDMLRKAVADGTPLGKEAKSYMDKGELVPDSVVIGLIKERLQEPDTENGFILDGFPRNVSQAKELDSLLGDLGKPLDVALVLDVPFEDLMKRLTGRRTCKSCGQMYNIYFSPPKVEGKCDVCGGELYQRADDNEETIKKRLEVYQSSTEPLIEYYRNKGILKVVEGTGDINAIYRKILVQLNPVV
- a CDS encoding phenylacetate--CoA ligase family protein; this encodes MRVEEKEKSVESLEFENIKSFLKNIAENSPFYRKKFREIGFEVNDFKSMDDFSKLPFTTKEDLRDAYPLGMLACPEEKIVRIHSSSGTTGKPVIIPYTQKDIDDWKIMMKRCYEIAGVKPTDRVQITPGYGLWTAGIGFQLGAELLGAMTIPTGPGNTDRQIEMMLNLKSTVLTSTSSYALLLGEEIERRGLREDISLRIGIIGSERWGDRMRKRIEELLNIESFDIYGLTEIYGPGIGLDCKYHNGIHVFDDFMYFEVIDPDTLEVLPDGARGELVITTFKKEGAPLLRFRTRDITSINHELCECGLKYPRIERLTGRSDDMFKIKGVNCFPAQIEIVLREFDELFSEYQIILDRFEGKDRAILKVECSEPDNTNLSKKISRRIKDRVGATFDVELLTFGALPRSEKKTKRVFDLRDEV
- the pepF gene encoding oligoendopeptidase F, which gives rise to MKDNKTEILERNKIDSTYKWSIEDLYISKEAFESDFKKAKEFIQDIKNYQNTLNSKEKILECLKFRDEISKILDKLYTYSHMKFDEDSSIEESQIILSNVQWLFQSFEESIAFIEPELISLGEKFLNEISLDPDFEDYNFEIINLIRQIPHTLSQNEEKLLAKTSLLAFSPSNIYHHLTISDFEFPDAFDSNNKPYPVTQGTYSLYVHNKDRTLRESAYKSLFGTYKHHQNMLASNLDMSFKFLNFYSSARKYESSIDYSLFSDNVSKNFYKNLIDIVKSNLQPLHSYIKLKSKVLGLKKVRLFDLNVSLFDFEKDISYQDSIEIIINSLVPLGKEYIDLAQKAFSERWIDVYENKNKASGAYSTSCYDVHPYILLNYHGNLEDVFTLAHELGHAIHSALTNKNQPYPKSSYSIISAEIASITNEMLLLEYLIENTSDKNEKKFFLNKFLENTRTTLYRQIQFAEFEMKISDLIDNSQPLTAQNLNNIYDNLNKEYYGDLFETDEYSGVEWSRIPHFYSPFYVYKYATGFSCANYFAQRILNEDTASYIKFLKSGGSNFPLELLKSAGLDLESLEPVKFTIKKFIEKLREVSV
- a CDS encoding Fe-S-containing hydro-lyase; translation: MEFNLTVPVKDNILESLNIGDRVFLNGIIYTARDSAHKRIIEALDGGKDLPFEINGSFIYYVGPTPARPGYVIGSAGPTTSYRMDKYTPRLLDLGLKGMIGKGNRSDEVIQSIIKNKAVYFAATGGVGALLSKCIVKSEIIAFEDLGPEAIRRLEVKNFPVVVVIDTKGNNLYEEGIKKYRIA
- a CDS encoding bacteriohemerythrin, whose translation is MPAVQWSDDLSSGFKEIDDQHKELINRVNKLLDACNSGKGRQEIGETLNFLSDYVVEHFNSEEKYMKQYNYPGLNEQIEQHKYFVNYVGDLKKDFEQNGPSISLTMKLSKNLVDWLVNHIMKVDKKAGAFLKEKAR
- a CDS encoding NifB/NifX family molybdenum-iron cluster-binding protein, yielding MRIAFTVFDKDKMIIDESFGRAKLFLVYDSGEKKWEEFENVQNFKAPQGAGLQAAQTIINANVDVVISKNIGPKAFNLLRSQNIKIYTTDEKDIKIVLKLFLEGKLEELKDPNQFGMG